The Candidatus Minimicrobia sp. QA0096 DNA segment GCTTCTTCCTTCAAGCGTTCAGCTTCCGCTTCTGCCTTAACGTCATGAATGTCATTAACAGCAGCGCGATCAAAGTTCTTAGCTGTCAAGCGAGCTGACTTACCGCTACGCTGGCGAAGGAAGCTTAAGAACTTGCGGCGAACCTTAGCACGACGAACAATCTCAATCTTCTCAATCAGTGGACTGTGCATCAAAAATGACTTTTCAACGCCAACGCCTGAAGCAATCTTTCGAACCGTAATGCGTGATGTGTGTGATTTTTTATTGTCGGTGCGGATAACAACACCCTCGAACATCTGAATACGCTCTTTGTTGCCTTCCTTAATTTTCTGGTAAACGCGAACTGTGTCACCACTGCGAGCATCGACAACTGCTTGCTTTTTTTGTGCTTGGTTGATTTTGTTGATTAACTCAAAACTCATAATTTTTCCTATCTTCCGAACTCGCTCCGACTGGCCACGCAGTTGTACCTCTGCGGCTCCACATCAAACAAAGCTCGAATATTTAACTCTCGTACAATTACATAAGATAATAACACAAATATGAAGAAATATCAATTAAATAAAATTGGAGTATAATATAGTTATGGATTACAATAAATTAGCACTCGAACTACACGAAAAATACAAAGGTAAAATTACGACTAGCCTCAGAGATAAAGAGGAGCTTAATCGCGACAAGCTTAGCGCTTATTACAGCCCTGGCGTCGGCGCAGTCAGCCAAGCAATTGCCGAAAATCCAGCCGATTTACCAAAGTACACTTGGACAAACAATCTAGTCGCCGTAATCTCAGACGGCTCAGCGATTTTGGGCTTAGGCAATTTGGGACCAAAAGCCGCCATGCCAGTCATGGAAGGAAAAGCTTTATTATTTAAGCATTTTGCCGATGTCGACGCAGTGCCAATTGTGTTAGACGTTCACGAGCCAGAAGAAATTATTGCCACCGTTAAAGCCATTGCGCCAAGTTTCGGTGCCATCAACCTCGAAGACATTGCCGCACCAAAATGCTTTGAGATTGAAGAACGATTGAAGGCAGAATTAGATATTCCAGTCTTCCACGATGATCAACACGGCACAGCTGTC contains these protein-coding regions:
- the rplS gene encoding 50S ribosomal protein L19, whose translation is MSFELINKINQAQKKQAVVDARSGDTVRVYQKIKEGNKERIQMFEGVVIRTDNKKSHTSRITVRKIASGVGVEKSFLMHSPLIEKIEIVRRAKVRRKFLSFLRQRSGKSARLTAKNFDRAAVNDIHDVKAEAEAERLKEEAAQAAAAKQAEKDAAQAELDAKAAEVAARHKDA